One Paenisporosarcina sp. FSL H8-0542 genomic region harbors:
- a CDS encoding HNH endonuclease signature motif containing protein: MWQESTVYKSIRWNPYLEVHHIKRLADNGEDSVENAIAVCPNCHRELHFG, translated from the coding sequence ATGTGGCAAGAAAGCACCGTTTATAAGAGCATCCGATGGAACCCTTATTTAGAAGTCCATCATATAAAGAGATTAGCAGACAACGGGGAGGATTCGGTTGAGAACGCAATCGCTGTCTGTCCCAATTGTCATCGAGAACTGCATTTTGGTTGA